The nucleotide window ATCGGCCTCGGCGGTGCGGCCCTGGTGACGCAGGCTGTTGGCCAACTGATACATCAGCCAAGGCTCATCGGGGGCCAAGGCAGTGGCCTGGGCCAGCACCTGGCTGGCCGCTGCCCAGTCTTCGCGTTGCAGCGACTGCTCACCCTGCTGACGCAGGCGTGCAAGTTCCAGGCTGCGACGCAAACTGGCGAACTGCACCTGCTGGCGAGGCGGCAGGCTGTCCAGGTACGCCTGCGCCTTGGCGGGCGATTGCGCCTGGTACACACGCATCAGGCCACGCACGGCACTTTCATTATCCGGCGCCATGCGCCTCACTTGCAGGAACTGCTGCTCGGCAGCAGCCGCGTCGCCCTCGGCCAGCGACACATCGGCCAGGCCGAGCATGGCGTACTCATCTTTCGGGCGTTGCTGGCGCGCTTGCAGGTACAGTGCGCGGGCGCCTCGCAGGTTGTTGGCCTGCAGGGCGCGCTCAGCTTTGTCTAGCTGCGCCCAATACTGGCTGGACGATTCCAGGTCCTTCCATTGGCTGATCCAGTAGGTGTCCTGTTCTTTGGCACTCGCCGCCCGGAACGCTGCATTGGCGTTTTCGTAGCGGCCCTGACGCATCAGCGCATAGCCCAGGGCGCCGTACAAGCTGGCGTCCTCAGGGTACTTGCGCAGGGCCCGACGCAGTTGCGCTTCGGCTTCGGCGTTACGGCCCTTGTCGAGCAAATTCTTGCCCCGCTGGCCTGCCTGCCAGGACGGGTCGGCCAACAGCGTGCGCTGTTGTTGCAGGTTGGCGCTGGCCTGTGCCAGCAGCGGCGAAGCTGGGTAGCGCTGGAGGAAGGCTTGCCAGGCCGCCGCGCTGGCGCTGCTCACCGCCTGCCCCGACAGGTATTCGAACTCACGCTGGGCGGCAGCATCCCGTGCGCCGGGGTCGCGCGCCAGCTGATCGAGCAGTGCCAGCGCTTCGCGGTCACGCTTTTCGGCGAACAGCCAGCCGGCCAGTGTCTGGCGCAACCCGGCACTGCCGGGGTACTGCTGGTCCAGCTGCTGTAACTGCCTGATCGCCTCAGGCCGCTGGCCTGGCAGGTTGCCGCGCACGCGCCAGTAATCGAGAGCCAGCTCAAGGCTGGGCGGCTGCCCGGCGAACAGCTGCTCATAAACCGCCAGCGCCTCCTGATTGCGCCCGGTAACGGCCAGCAGGCGTGCCTGCTGCAAGCGCCGAGCCGTCTCTGGCTGCTGCAACGCGAGCAAGCGCGCCGCCTGGCGCGCTTGCAGGCTACCGGGTGCCAGGGCGGTGATCCTGGCGCTCAGCTGTTCGGCCTCGGTGATGTTCTTTTCGCGCAATGCCAGGTTCAAGGCCGCCAGCAACACATCCGGATTGCGCGGTTCCAGCAGCTGCAGGCGGCGCAGCGCATCACGCACCAGGTCGTCGCGGTGCAGCGCCTCGCCCCGGCGCACCTGGTCCAGCAGCCATTGTCGCTGCTCCCCGGCATCCTTGGGTTGTGCAACGGCCTGGCAAGCCACCGTCGCCAGCATCAGCACGCCGATCATTCGCTGCATGGCTTGCTCCAGGCCGGCAACAGGCGGCCGTGCGGGTCAAAACGGTAACGGGCTTCGTCCCAACCCTGGCCAAACAGCGCCAGCACCTGGCTGTAGTACGCCTTGGCTTCGACCGGCTGCTGATGCAAACGCTGCCGCTGCGCTGCCAGGCCAGCCACGTGCTCGGGAGAAGCCGCCAGCAAAGGCAGCAGGGCCGCAGAGAAGCCTGCCGGGCCATGGCCGCTCGCAGCACCGCTGCGCGCATCCACGTGCTCGGGCGGCAGCCCGTCAAGCGTCGTCAATGCCGCCATCGGGGCATAGCGGGCCACCAGGTCGGCACGCTGGGGAGCGTCCTTGGCCAGCATGCCGACCCACAGGTAAACCCGGATGGCGTCGTAATCACCGGCGCTGCCATGTTGTGGGTCCGCGGCCAGCTCACCGGCCGGCGTCCACAGCAGCCAGTCCGGGGCGAAGCCCTTGGGCGATGACGCCAGCCACAAGCGCCGCGTATTGGTCGCCAACTCACCCCACAGCGGGTCTACCAGGTTGAAGCGGTCGAACAGTTGCAACGGCAGATAACTGGGGTTCAAGCGTGTGCCACGGGCATCCTCGAAACCGTAGTCGCCCGGCAGCAACATCACCCCCAGGCCTGGCAGCTTGCGCATGGTCTGCGCAGCGATGCGCCACAGCAGGCGCTGGCCCAGTTGCGTGTAGGCCGGTTCGCCCCACAACCGCCCCGCTTCCAGCAGGCTGTATGCAATCCACAGGTCGGCGTCGCTGGCGTTGTTGGTATCCAGCACCTGCCACTGCTGTTGGCTGTTACGGCCCCACAGCCAAGCGGGAAGATGCCGGGCCAGGTCACCCTCGGCCAGGTTGTTGGTGGTCCAGCGCAGCAATTGCGCGAAGGCCTGCCGGTCATTGCCTACCAGGGCAAAGAACAATGCATAGCTCTGCCCTTCCGAGGTGGTGATCAGGCGCTCGTCGCTCGGGTCGATGACCCGGCCGTCCACACTCACCAGCTCGGCCTTGAAGCGGTCCCAGGCCGGCCACGGGCAGGCCGGCGCGGCATTGGCGAAGAAAGGCAGGCCGAAGGTGACCAGCCCCACCAGCAATCGGCGCATCATCACCCCGCCTCACCCAGGCGGCGCTTGCCCGCCCAACGCAGTGCCCGCCATAGCAGGAAAGCAAACAACACCACGCAAACAGCCGCGATCGCCGCCAGCAGCACGGGGTGCTCGGACAAGTGGAACCACAACAGCAGCCACCACGGCAAGGCGCCTACGAAATAATGCTCGCCGACAAACTGGCTGCTTAGGCCACTGCTGCGCACCAGCGTTACCGAACCGGCCACTGCGTCGAGCTTGCCTACATCGCCGAGCGTATCGCGCAGCAAGCCATAGTCGCTGTCGCTGCTGGCCAACAGGGCGACGACACTGCGCTGCTCGTGGAACGGCGATTTCAACCCGGTGATCGCCGCGATGGGCGCCTGAGCGCTCACAGCCACGCGGCTGCTTGCAGCCACCGGCGCGGTGTCGAAGCGCTGGCTGCCCGGCAGCCCTGCGCTACGGCCTTGCAGCAACCAGTCACGCTGGGCGCTGAGCAGCAGGCCAAGGTTGGGCGCATCGCTCAGGGCTTCGGGCAGGTTGCCGATCAGCAGCAAGTCGGCATCGGCCGCTGCGGCTTGCTTCCAGTCATCCACCAGTTGCAGGCCCAGCGCCGGGTAACCGACCTGGCCTGCTACACCGCCAACGGTGTCGAGCAAGGTGCCGACCTGCATCGCCGTGGGTTTGGACGGCATGATGACCAGGGTTTCGGAGAGATCGGCCATGCGGCTGAACGGGAAGCCGCTGCGGGCAAAGGCACGCAGGTCGGGCATGGCAATGTAGTGGTGATAACCGGACAGGTCGATGGTGGAGTTGTCGTCGATTGCTGCGCGCACATCCACCGGCAGCGAGGTCTGACACCGGTCGCGCTGGGCGCTGCCCAAGGTGCTGGCAAAGCTGAAATCGAAGCGCAGGCGGTTGCGGTCGCCAATCTTCAGCGCCGGCACCAGTGATTTTTCGGTCAATGCCGTGCTGTCGCCGGACAACACCGACAGGCGCATTTCTTCGAGGGTGCCGCTGCGCCGGTCATTGCCCACCAGCGGCATACTGGTAATGTACTGGTCGTTGACGCTGATGCTCAGGCGCGATTCGTCGGTCACCGCAGGCGCCGTGTAGCGGTACAGGGTACGCAGCGGGATGCCCTGGTTTCGCCAGACAAACAGGTCGGGCGGCAGGTTCAGCTCCAGCGTCACCGGCCTAGGTTGAAGGCCACTGACTTGCAGCTGCTCGGGGTAGTCCAGCAGCTCGGCAAAGCGTACCGGCCGGTCGGTGCGCGTCCAGTTGGGCGCGTCGTAAGGCTGACGTGGTTGCAAGGCAGTCATCTGCTCCACTTTCACCCGGGCGCCGCGGAACAGGTTGTTGCCAACCGCCAGCGCCGACGCAGCCTTGACCAGATCATCGTCGTTGCGGCCCAGTACCAGCAGCACTTTGCTCCAGCGGTCATCCGGGTGGTCGATCATCTGCAGCACCGGGCCATCCACCGGCGGGAACTGCTGCAGGTCGGCGAGGAAGGCCGGGCGACGGTCGTTGGTGGCAAACACGATGCTTGGCTTTGGCGTGCCCGCCCGCGCCGGCAGGCGGTTGTACAGCACCGGGAAGGTTGCCTTGCGCCAACCGGCCTGGCTGCCGAAGTACGACGCCAGGATCGCCGCCGCGCGTTGCTCACCCAGGCTCGGCACGCCACTGAATACCACCGGCAGTTCCACTTTGCCGGTATCACGCGCATCGAAGAACGGCAGCGGGAAATACGCCAGGTCGTTGTCCAGCGCCAGGGCCTGCTCGTGCAACTGCACCTGGCTCTTGCGATTGAGGTTCAGCCACAGGCCGCTATGCGCCGGGTCTTCGCAGATGTCGGTGTAGTGCCCGACAAACTCCAGGCGTACCCGGTTGAAGTCGCCGAGCAGCTTCGGGTCCAGCGGCAACTGGCGGCGCACGCGCTGGCCAGGCTGGTCCTTCTCCACGGGCACCACGCCCATCAGTTCGTCATTGAGGTAGACGCGCAAATGCGACAGGTTCGGCAGCAGGGCTGGCGAAGGCGTGTAGTCCAGTTGCAGACTGGCGTCAGTGGCCAGACGGTCGCGACGCACGCCGAACTCGATGTATTCAGTGTTGCGCACCCCCAGCAACAGGCTGTCGGATGCATGCCCGAGCTGCTCGAAGGTTTTCATCACTGGCCAGTTCGGTACCGTGGGTACGGCTGGCTCGGCAAGCGGGGCTACAGAGGCGGCAGCAGCAGGCTGCGACAAGGCGGCAAGCAGCGCCATCGCCAGGCCCCAGGTACGCGCGGGATAACCAGTCATCATGCGTCTCGATCAACAAGGTTCAAAGAAGGAACAGCCCGTGGTGTGCGGGGCCAGTAGCTGGCCAGCCAACGTGCCAGCGCGCGCAGTGGCTGCAGCCACGCGTGTACCCACGGCGGCAGGTGCTCTAGCAGGCGCAGGTAACCGACACCGCCCAACTTCAGCACATCGACCAGGCTGCGCAGCGGGCGCTCGACCTCATGCTGCTCGCTCCAGCCCAGCCAGGCATCGGCGCGAGCAAACGTGCAGTGCACCAGGTCGATACGCTGCTGTTGGCTTAGCGCGTTGAATACCAGGCCCACGTGCTGCCCGACCTTACGGGTGACACAGGCCTGGAAGGCGAACTCGCGCTGGCCACGGTTGAGCAGCAGGCGCACCTGCTCCCCCGGTTTCAGCGCAAGGCCGTCGTGCAGTTGCAGGCCGACACCGCCATCGGAGTAATCGACCAGGGTGCACGGGTAGGCGTGACCGCTGGCCAGCACCAGGCCTGCCGGCAGGCGCATCTGCACCCGGTGGGCGCGGCGCACCTGGCGCACTTCGGCGGCCACGGCAACCGCGGCGCCGATGATCAGCAGGTTGTAGACCACCCACAGCGAACTGACGATCACCGTGCCGATTTCTGCCGCCGGGCCGGTGAACAGGCGCCACACGGCTAAGCCCAGGCCCGCTACATTGAGTGCCGCAAGCCACAGGTACGGCTGGGCGATGTGCCAGTCGAACTGCTCCTGCTCCATCAGGCCGCCCTTGGCGGTAACGTTGAATTTGCCTTTTTTTGGGGCGAACAGCGCGACCGTGGTGGGGCGGGCGATGTACCAGGCCAGCACGGTCTCGTATACCTCGCCCCAGAAGGTTTGCCGGTACTTGCCCTGCATGCGCGAGTTGGTCAGGCTGGCGTGGATCATGTGCGGCAGCACATACAACAGGATCATCAACGCCGGTGCGTAGATGATGTAGGCATGCAGTAGCAGGAACGCCAGCGGTGCGGTCAGGAACACCAGGCGCGGCAGGCCAGCCAGGAAGTGCAGCATCGCATTCGCATAGCACACCCGCTGGAACAGGCTCAGCCCACGCCCGAACAGGGGGTTGTCGGTGCGGAAGATCTGCACCATGCCGCGTGCCCAGCGAATGCGCTGGCCGATGTGCGCCGACAGGCTCTCGGTAGCCAGGCCGGCCGCCTGCGGGATGCTCAGGTAGGCCGATGACCAACCCTGGCGGTGCATGCGCAAGGCGGTGTGGGCATCCTCGGTCACCGTCTCCACGGCAAAACCACCGATGCTTTCCAGCGCGGTGCGGCGCAGTACCGCGCACGAGCCGCAGAAAAACGCCGCGTTCCACATGTCGTTACCGTCCTGGATCAGGCCGTAGAACAGCTCCCCTTCATTGGGGCGGCGACGGAACGAACCCAGGTTGCGCTCGAACGGGTCGGGCGAAAAGAAATGGTGCGGCGTCTGCACCAGTGCCAGCTTCGGGTCCTTGAGGAACCAGCCCACCGTCATTTGCAGGAAGGAGCGCACCGGCACGTGGTCGCAGTCGAAGATGGCAATCAGCTCGCTGTCGGTCACACCCAACGCATGGTTGAGGTTGCCGGCTTTGGCGTGCTTGCTGTCCGGCCGCACGATGTAGCCCACCCCCACCTCGTCGGCGAACGCGCGGAACGCATCGCGGCGGCCGTCGTCGAGGATATAGATCCGCAGGCATTCGCGTGGCCAGTCCAGGCCCAGGGCCGCCAGTACTGTGGTGCGCACTACCGACAAATCTTCGTTGTAGGTGGGGATCATCAGGTCTACGGTTGGCCAGTGCTGCGGGTTGGCAGGCAGGTTCGCCGGCTTGCGCTGCAACGGCCAGCTGGTCTGGATGTAGCCCAGGATCAGCACGAACCACGAATAGGTTTCGGCCGCCAGCAGGATCACCCCGCACACCAGGTCAGTGGTGTCGTTCCAGTTCAGGGTCGCGGTGTAGCGCCACCATAGATACCGGCAGGATATGATCGTCGACAGCACGATCAGCATCAGTGTCGGGAAACGCCCCGGCATGTGCCGCACCAGCATGGCAATGCCCAGCAGCAGGCCGATGAACACCAGCTGTGCCAGGTAGCCGAAGGGCTCCGTCACGCACAGCAGGGCCAGGCCGGTCGCGCACAGCGTCAGCGCACTGTAGAACGCCCGCCGGGCGAACACGCTCAAGCCGCGCAAGCGTGCCGAGGCTTCATGCCTGAAGGCACTGCCACGGTAGCGGGCAGGTACCTGCTGCAACCTGCCGATCACCAGGCTGCGGTAATGGCCCGCAACCTGTCGCGCATTCCGCAACTGCTCGCGCACGGTGGCCCAGACCCGCCGCGCGAACCCTGGCCGGTGTTGCGCCGGTTGCTGCCTTAGCAGCAGCCACAGGCTCTGGATCAACAGGCGGACCGGGTCGCCCAGGCTCGGACGCTTGCCCCCCAGTTGCGGGTACAGGCGCTGGCGCTCGGCCAACAGCGCCTGCCAGGCGGGGGACTCCAGGCGCAGAAACAGGAAGGCCAGCCATACGCCGAGGGTAAACAGGCAGGCTACCGGTAAGCGCGCACCGCGCGCGCTGAACCAGGTGTAGGTCGACAGGGGGCTCAACGTCACGGCTGGCGCCTCGTCAGGCAACGTACCGCCAGGCTCTGCACATCTCGGCAGGCCAGGCTATGCGGCGCGTAATGGCCGAGCGGTGCCTTGCATGCCAGCGCTTCGAGGAACGCCTCGTCGCGGTGCACCACCTGAATCGGCAGGCGATCACGGAACAGGTCACGCCATACCATCAACAAGTCGCTTTGCAAGCGGCTGGCCGGGTCGTAACGGTTGACCAGCAGCATGTCGTAGCGCTCGACCGGCTGGCGGCCGAGCAACAAGTGGCTGGCCATCTCGGCCTCGGCCACCAGTACTCGCACATCGGTCTCGATGCTGTGGCCAGCGGTATCAGGCGGCAGTTGCGGCAGGTCGAACAACACCCAGTCGAAATGCCCGGCCAGCTCGGCCTGACGCGCGCGCCATGCCTGCGCGTCGGGCATGGGGCGCGCCACGCCATCTGGCAGGTTGCCGAACGGCAGCAGGCATAGGCCATCGAGTACTTCATACACGGCATCGCCAACCGGCCGCCCTTGCCGCTCGGCCAACGCCCAGCCTTCTTGCGTACCTAACGCCAGGTTGAAGTGCAGCCCGAGCAAGTTGCTTGGGCACAGGTCGATCAGCAGCACCCGCTCGCCCACGCCCTGCAGCGCATAGCCCAGCGCGGCCAGCAAGGCGCTGCGCCCCAGGCCACCACGCACGCCGTGCAAGGCCAGGCTGGTCATGCGGACACACCCTCGCGCTGCGCTGCAGCCGCGTGCAACGCGCCCGGCGTGCTGGCCCGATAGCTTTCACCCAGCAACGGCCAGCGCTGCAACGCCTGCTGAACCCCCACCAACATGGAAATGTCCTGGTAGTTCAGGTCTGGCATCGCCAGGTGCTGGCGCAACTGGGCGATATCGTCGCTGCGGTCGGACGGGTCTGCTTTGCCAGTGTTCATGGGCGCTCCTCGGGGATGGGCTGCCAGTCGGGCTGGCCTTGCAGGCGCATGTAGGCGCGCCCCTGATAGTTCACAACCTCCGCCCCGGAGGTTTGCGCAACCTGTTCTGTGGTCGGCAGGTCGGCCAGCAGGCCGGGCACATCCAGCGCCTGCTGCTGGCCCAGGCCGGCGTAAACGCGCGACACAAGCTCGGACAGTGCCAGGTAGCTGGTCGGTGCCGCGACACGCAGCGGCTCGCTGCGGGCCGGCTGCCCCATGCCGATGAACTTCAGGCCGACCGGTACATGGGTGATCGACGGCGTAGGGATTTCACGCATGCCTGACAGCTGCATGCGGTCACCGTGCAGCGCAGCGCCATGTTCCGGGACAATGGCCACGACCACGCGGCGGCCACTGCGCTCCAGCTCGTCGAGAAAGGTGCCCAGCTCGCTAAACAGCCGGTTGGCGCGGGTGGCGTAATCGGCCACGCGGGTACCGCCGTCGGCGGTAACGATACGGTTGCCGTCGTGCAGGCTGATGCTGTTGTAGAACAGCGACACATGCTCGGCGGCGCTGCCTTGGCGCTGCCCCCACCAGCGGCGTAACACGTCCAGGTCACTGGCAATCGGCGAGCCGTCGAAACCGACCAGCGCGCGCGGAAAGTCGGTATTGCGCAAGCCGGGCTGCGGCATGTGCTGCTGGGTGATGTCGCCGATGAAGTTGTCGAACTGGCCGCTGTGGTTGAGCAAGGTATTGCTCTGGAAGCCGAGCTTGGCCAGGTTCTGGAACAACAGGCACTGCTCCGGGGCGCTCTGGTAAAGGCCCGCGTGGGACGACTGCCCGCAGCTGGCACGTAGCACGCGGATGGCCGCCGGCCCACTGTAGGAGGTGGCCGAATTGAACTGGTCGAAGACCACGTCCAGGCGCGACAGCAGCGGGTTGTCACGCAGCCCCGCGGCAGACAGGTCATCCCAGGCCAGCGAGCAGATGTTGATGATCAGCAGGTCGAACGGTTGCTCATCAACATTGATGGCAGGGAATGCCGTCACCCGCTCCCGCTCACTGGCGAAGAAACGTTCGAGCCAGCTGTCGAGCGTGGCATTGTCGGCAAGCGCTGCGGCCTGCACGGGCTTGCCGGGGCCGGCAGCCACATTGCCGGACGGCTGGCCGGCGTTGACGGCCAGTGAAGGCAGCCCGCCCACGGCCAGCCACGCCAGCCCCAGCAGGCTCAAGGTGCTCAGGCGCAGCCAATGGCGCAAGTACAGGTAGCCCACCAGCAACAGCGCCAACGCACCGAGCAGGTTCCAGTTGATGAAACGGCCCAGCAGTTCGAGCATGTAGTCCCATGAAAAGTCGAGCACACCCGGCTGTGCCAGCAGGCGGCTGAACGGCGGGAACCAGGTGTCCTGGTAGAACAACGCGACACCAATCGGCACCGCCACCAGCTGCCGCGCGATGCACAGCCATCTCCCCGGCAAAGGCAGCAGCAGGAAAGCGGCGAACAGCAGGTTCGGCAGCGCCTGGAAGTCCAGCATGCCGAGGGCGACCAGCAGGAATTTTGCCAGGAAATAGAGGTTCCACCCTCCCAGTCCAGGCCAGCGGGCCAGTACCGGGAGGGAGGCGATGGTCTTAGTCATTACGGGGTTCCTGGCGTGCAGCGCGGTGGCGGACGCCCAGCGGTTTCAGGTAACGGGGTGCAAGGCGGCGGCGCAACCAGCCGCGCAATGCAACGCGCAGGCGCAGCACCAGCAAGGCCAGGGCAAACGTCACCAGCGCAGTGATGGCAATTACTTGCAGGAGCTGCACGAAGTTCATGCTGTACCCCGCTTGCCCAGGGCAATCCGGCGTGGCGCCAGGGCCGACCTTGGGTGCGCAGGCTGTTGCGCCGCTGCATCCAGCCGCGGTGGCTGCGGTGCGCTGTCGTCGAGGAAGGCCGGGGTGGCCAGGCTGTCGACCCCGGCGAGTACCTCTTGGCTGATGAACAGTTCTTTCCACGACAACTGGAAGATGTGGTCAAGCGCTTGCTCGACCCCTTCAGAGCGGCAGGCGAACAGGAACAGGAACAGGACTTCGCCCACCACACAGGCAATGTCACCATCGCGGCGGAATACCGTGCGCGAACAGGCCTGCAGCGGGGTCAGGCCAGGGGCCGGGCGCAATACCAGCAACTGGTGGACGATTTCGCCGTTGCGCACACCGTGCCACATGGTGTTCACGGCTTGCGCAAATGCACGGGGCGCCACCAGCCCGCAAATGGCCAGCGGCCGCAGCCGTGCGAGCAAGGCATCGAAGTTGCCCGGCAGATGCCGCCGCCATACGTAACCCTGGATGCTCTCGACCATGGTCAGGAAACGCGACAGGCTGGCACCGAACGGCACGATCTGGGTGGCACCACAGGCCAGCAGCAGTTGCTCGTCCTGATAGCGCAGGGTTGGCGCCATCTCGCGCACCACCAGCTTCAAGGCATTGCCACGTAACTGGCGCAGGCGGTGCAGCTGGCGTGCCAGGCTGTCCAGGCGCTGCCCGCCATCCATGGCAAAGATCACCGTGGCAGACACCGCTCTGCTGGCTTTGGCGCTCAGTTCTTCAAGGTTTTCGCAGACCTGCCAGTGCTCGGAGAAGGCGGGCGCGCCTTCCAGCACCGGGCGCTGGGCCAGGCACAGCAACTCATCACCACCGGTGTCGGATGGCACCTGCGGCGCTCCGGTAACGGCAAACCCGGCGTCAAGGCGCGCCAGCTCCAGGTCTCGGGTACCGGCCTTGCCGAGTGGGTTGCTCCAGAAATGCTGCAGGTAGCGCACCCCACCTTTGCCGCGGTACACCTGGGCCAGCCCGTCTACGCCCTGATTGAACGCGCGCAGCTGCTCCACCCGTCCAACACCCTGCCCGCTGCTGATGACCAGCAGCAGTGCAGCCTCGGCCAGCAATAAGGGCCGCAGGGCATTGCACCAACGGGCAACGTCATCGCCCGCCCAGGCCTCGAGTGGCGCCAGCAGCAACAGCACACGCCCGGGCACGTCGATGCGTGGCAAGTCATCAACCAGGTGCAGGGTGGCTTGCGGGGTGGTCTCGTACAGTGCCAGCTCGGCCGGGCCCTGCGCCGCATCGAGCGCACCCAGCACATCACCCATGGCTTGCGCATCGGTGATCAAGGTTGCCCGAACGTCGTCGAGCATGCCTGCAAGCACTTGGCGGCATAGCAAAGTGGCGTCTTCCGTGGCGTCACAGGCTACCCAGTACAGTCCTTGTTCATGAAGGCAGCTGCTTTCGGCGCCTATGCCGGAAATAGCCAACAACGGCATTCCATTAGTCAAAACAGTGGCTCTACGTCAAAAAATTAAACGGCCTTGAAGCTAGATTTGCACATGGGTCGTCGACGGCTTTTGACCCTCGTCAAAAAAACGACAGAAACACCGACGCACCATTTAAGTGCGTCAATTCTACAGCAGCAAGGCAAAATAATGTCAACCGCAAATGTAATGAATTGCAAAGGTGTGTCGAACGCTGCACCAAGGGCAGGATGCTGCATGCGAATGTTTGGATGTGCGTTAAGGTTACCTGTCAGGCAGATGCTGATTTACCGGAGACACGCATGCTTCGCATTTTTGAACGCTGGCTAGACCCCTTCCCCCCTGACGAAGTACCGCCGCCGCCCGTTGGCCTGTTGCGCTTCATGTGGGCCTGCACCCGGGGCGCTCGCGGTTACATTCTTGCCTTGGCACTGCTCAGTGCCGGGGTGTCGATTTACGAAGCCTGGCTGTTTGCGTTCCTCGGCCAGGTGGTCGACCTGCTTTCGGCCTGGCAGGCCGGTGGCGCCGCCGCCAGCACACAGGAAAGCCACGTACTGTGGGGGATAGGCATCGTCCTGGTTACCAGCATCGGGCTAGTGGCGCTGCGCACCCTGGTGCAGCATCAGGTGCTGGCAATCAATTTGCCGCTGCGCCTGCGCTGGGACTTCCATCGCCTGATGCTGCGCCAGAGCCTGTCGTTCTTCTCCGACGAGTTTTCTGGCCGTGTTACCACCAAGGTGATGCAGACAGCGCTGGCGGTGCGCGAGGTATTATTCACGCTCATCGAGATCCTGCCCGGCATCGGCGTGTACTTCATTGCAATCATCGCCCTGGCCGGTGGCTTTGCCTTGAAACTGATGCTGCCGTTCATTGCCTGGCTCGTGCTGTTCGGGCTGGCCATGCTGTATTTCGTGCCACGCCTGGGCAAGGTCGGACAAGAACAGGCCAACGCACGGTCTTCGATGACCGG belongs to Pseudomonas putida NBRC 14164 and includes:
- the bcsG gene encoding cellulose biosynthesis protein BcsG — its product is MTKTIASLPVLARWPGLGGWNLYFLAKFLLVALGMLDFQALPNLLFAAFLLLPLPGRWLCIARQLVAVPIGVALFYQDTWFPPFSRLLAQPGVLDFSWDYMLELLGRFINWNLLGALALLLVGYLYLRHWLRLSTLSLLGLAWLAVGGLPSLAVNAGQPSGNVAAGPGKPVQAAALADNATLDSWLERFFASERERVTAFPAINVDEQPFDLLIINICSLAWDDLSAAGLRDNPLLSRLDVVFDQFNSATSYSGPAAIRVLRASCGQSSHAGLYQSAPEQCLLFQNLAKLGFQSNTLLNHSGQFDNFIGDITQQHMPQPGLRNTDFPRALVGFDGSPIASDLDVLRRWWGQRQGSAAEHVSLFYNSISLHDGNRIVTADGGTRVADYATRANRLFSELGTFLDELERSGRRVVVAIVPEHGAALHGDRMQLSGMREIPTPSITHVPVGLKFIGMGQPARSEPLRVAAPTSYLALSELVSRVYAGLGQQQALDVPGLLADLPTTEQVAQTSGAEVVNYQGRAYMRLQGQPDWQPIPEERP
- the bcsA gene encoding UDP-forming cellulose synthase catalytic subunit, which translates into the protein MTLSPLSTYTWFSARGARLPVACLFTLGVWLAFLFLRLESPAWQALLAERQRLYPQLGGKRPSLGDPVRLLIQSLWLLLRQQPAQHRPGFARRVWATVREQLRNARQVAGHYRSLVIGRLQQVPARYRGSAFRHEASARLRGLSVFARRAFYSALTLCATGLALLCVTEPFGYLAQLVFIGLLLGIAMLVRHMPGRFPTLMLIVLSTIISCRYLWWRYTATLNWNDTTDLVCGVILLAAETYSWFVLILGYIQTSWPLQRKPANLPANPQHWPTVDLMIPTYNEDLSVVRTTVLAALGLDWPRECLRIYILDDGRRDAFRAFADEVGVGYIVRPDSKHAKAGNLNHALGVTDSELIAIFDCDHVPVRSFLQMTVGWFLKDPKLALVQTPHHFFSPDPFERNLGSFRRRPNEGELFYGLIQDGNDMWNAAFFCGSCAVLRRTALESIGGFAVETVTEDAHTALRMHRQGWSSAYLSIPQAAGLATESLSAHIGQRIRWARGMVQIFRTDNPLFGRGLSLFQRVCYANAMLHFLAGLPRLVFLTAPLAFLLLHAYIIYAPALMILLYVLPHMIHASLTNSRMQGKYRQTFWGEVYETVLAWYIARPTTVALFAPKKGKFNVTAKGGLMEQEQFDWHIAQPYLWLAALNVAGLGLAVWRLFTGPAAEIGTVIVSSLWVVYNLLIIGAAVAVAAEVRQVRRAHRVQMRLPAGLVLASGHAYPCTLVDYSDGGVGLQLHDGLALKPGEQVRLLLNRGQREFAFQACVTRKVGQHVGLVFNALSQQQRIDLVHCTFARADAWLGWSEQHEVERPLRSLVDVLKLGGVGYLRLLEHLPPWVHAWLQPLRALARWLASYWPRTPRAVPSLNLVDRDA
- the bcsZ gene encoding cellulose synthase complex periplasmic endoglucanase BcsZ encodes the protein MMRRLLVGLVTFGLPFFANAAPACPWPAWDRFKAELVSVDGRVIDPSDERLITTSEGQSYALFFALVGNDRQAFAQLLRWTTNNLAEGDLARHLPAWLWGRNSQQQWQVLDTNNASDADLWIAYSLLEAGRLWGEPAYTQLGQRLLWRIAAQTMRKLPGLGVMLLPGDYGFEDARGTRLNPSYLPLQLFDRFNLVDPLWGELATNTRRLWLASSPKGFAPDWLLWTPAGELAADPQHGSAGDYDAIRVYLWVGMLAKDAPQRADLVARYAPMAALTTLDGLPPEHVDARSGAASGHGPAGFSAALLPLLAASPEHVAGLAAQRQRLHQQPVEAKAYYSQVLALFGQGWDEARYRFDPHGRLLPAWSKPCSE
- the bcsR gene encoding cellulose biosynthesis protein BcsR, whose product is MNTGKADPSDRSDDIAQLRQHLAMPDLNYQDISMLVGVQQALQRWPLLGESYRASTPGALHAAAAQREGVSA
- the bcsB gene encoding cellulose biosynthesis cyclic di-GMP-binding regulatory protein BcsB → MMTGYPARTWGLAMALLAALSQPAAAASVAPLAEPAVPTVPNWPVMKTFEQLGHASDSLLLGVRNTEYIEFGVRRDRLATDASLQLDYTPSPALLPNLSHLRVYLNDELMGVVPVEKDQPGQRVRRQLPLDPKLLGDFNRVRLEFVGHYTDICEDPAHSGLWLNLNRKSQVQLHEQALALDNDLAYFPLPFFDARDTGKVELPVVFSGVPSLGEQRAAAILASYFGSQAGWRKATFPVLYNRLPARAGTPKPSIVFATNDRRPAFLADLQQFPPVDGPVLQMIDHPDDRWSKVLLVLGRNDDDLVKAASALAVGNNLFRGARVKVEQMTALQPRQPYDAPNWTRTDRPVRFAELLDYPEQLQVSGLQPRPVTLELNLPPDLFVWRNQGIPLRTLYRYTAPAVTDESRLSISVNDQYITSMPLVGNDRRSGTLEEMRLSVLSGDSTALTEKSLVPALKIGDRNRLRFDFSFASTLGSAQRDRCQTSLPVDVRAAIDDNSTIDLSGYHHYIAMPDLRAFARSGFPFSRMADLSETLVIMPSKPTAMQVGTLLDTVGGVAGQVGYPALGLQLVDDWKQAAAADADLLLIGNLPEALSDAPNLGLLLSAQRDWLLQGRSAGLPGSQRFDTAPVAASSRVAVSAQAPIAAITGLKSPFHEQRSVVALLASSDSDYGLLRDTLGDVGKLDAVAGSVTLVRSSGLSSQFVGEHYFVGALPWWLLLWFHLSEHPVLLAAIAAVCVVLFAFLLWRALRWAGKRRLGEAG
- the bcsQ gene encoding cellulose biosynthesis protein BcsQ, producing the protein MTSLALHGVRGGLGRSALLAALGYALQGVGERVLLIDLCPSNLLGLHFNLALGTQEGWALAERQGRPVGDAVYEVLDGLCLLPFGNLPDGVARPMPDAQAWRARQAELAGHFDWVLFDLPQLPPDTAGHSIETDVRVLVAEAEMASHLLLGRQPVERYDMLLVNRYDPASRLQSDLLMVWRDLFRDRLPIQVVHRDEAFLEALACKAPLGHYAPHSLACRDVQSLAVRCLTRRQP